One genomic window of Aquisalimonas sp. 2447 includes the following:
- a CDS encoding AraC family transcriptional regulator, translating to MTGPSDWPLPPEGVRFMVPRFLLQRLAEHPLADGLYPRAMGYYPEALGHRVERQEHADHLLLYCAGGRGMLRVNRRQYPVARGDLMMLPAGLLHAYASSSRDPWTMYWVHFDGSDVDAFWEQMHFLPDRPVRHIGAAPKVVSDFETLLEVRSNGFREGYFVHAANHLRQMLSMFALMISTHLRTSSGDGFDLQGIHTLMQEKLHGQLDLATLAEAAGMSRHGFCRRYKAQTGNSPYQHFLHLKMERACYLLDISDQPVAEIGAALGYDDAYYFSRLFRKVMGMSPTQYRVARHG from the coding sequence ATGACGGGTCCGTCCGACTGGCCACTTCCGCCGGAAGGCGTGCGCTTCATGGTGCCCCGGTTCCTGTTGCAGCGCCTGGCCGAGCACCCGTTGGCCGACGGGCTGTACCCGCGGGCCATGGGCTATTACCCCGAGGCGCTGGGGCACCGCGTGGAGCGTCAGGAGCACGCGGACCATCTGCTGCTTTATTGCGCCGGAGGGCGCGGCATGCTGCGGGTGAACCGGCGGCAGTACCCGGTGGCGCGCGGGGACCTGATGATGCTTCCGGCGGGGTTGCTGCACGCTTACGCCTCCAGCAGCCGGGACCCCTGGACCATGTACTGGGTTCACTTCGACGGCAGCGATGTGGATGCCTTCTGGGAGCAGATGCACTTTCTGCCGGACCGGCCCGTGCGGCATATCGGTGCGGCGCCGAAGGTGGTGTCCGACTTCGAGACCCTGCTGGAGGTGCGTAGCAACGGCTTTCGCGAGGGCTATTTCGTGCATGCCGCGAACCACCTGCGGCAGATGCTTTCCATGTTCGCGTTGATGATCTCCACCCACCTGCGCACGAGCTCGGGTGACGGTTTCGATCTGCAGGGCATCCATACCCTGATGCAGGAGAAACTCCACGGGCAACTGGACCTGGCCACCCTTGCCGAAGCGGCCGGCATGTCGCGGCACGGGTTTTGCCGACGTTACAAGGCCCAGACCGGAAACTCGCCCTATCAGCATTTTCTGCACCTGAAAATGGAGCGCGCCTGCTACCTGCTGGATATCAGCGACCAGCCCGTGGCGGAGATCGGCGCGGCGCTGGGCTACGATGACGCCTATTATTTCTCCCGGCTGTTCCGGAAGGTCATGGGCATGTCACCGACCCAGTACCGCGTTGCCCGTCACGGTTAA
- a CDS encoding NAD-dependent deacylase, with protein sequence MEIDATVTERLVSARSVAAFTGAGMSAESGVPTFRDAQTGLWQHYDPADLATPEAFQRDPALVWQWYSWRRQLVGAAEPNAGHLALADWASLSESFSVVTQNVDSLHQRAGNDIVLELHGNLHRDVCSHELTPVRDPVPPDVEGAPPRCPQCAAPLRPDVVWFGEMLPQKTWQAALQAAADADVLLSIGTSGLVQPAASIPEVAMQQGALVIEINPEPTPLSDAVALRLAGSAAEVLPALVRRLTERR encoded by the coding sequence GTGGAGATCGACGCAACGGTCACCGAGCGGCTGGTTTCGGCCCGCTCCGTAGCGGCTTTTACCGGCGCTGGCATGTCCGCGGAAAGCGGCGTCCCAACCTTTCGTGATGCCCAGACCGGCCTGTGGCAGCACTACGATCCGGCCGACCTGGCGACGCCGGAGGCCTTTCAGCGTGATCCCGCGCTGGTATGGCAGTGGTACAGCTGGCGGCGGCAGCTGGTGGGGGCGGCGGAGCCCAACGCGGGGCACCTGGCTCTCGCCGACTGGGCGTCTCTCAGCGAGTCCTTTTCCGTGGTCACCCAGAACGTGGACAGTCTCCACCAGCGGGCCGGCAACGACATCGTGCTGGAGCTCCACGGCAACCTGCACCGGGATGTATGCTCCCACGAGCTTACCCCGGTGCGGGATCCCGTGCCGCCGGATGTGGAGGGGGCGCCGCCCCGCTGTCCTCAGTGTGCGGCGCCTCTCCGGCCCGACGTGGTGTGGTTTGGCGAAATGCTTCCGCAGAAGACCTGGCAGGCGGCCCTGCAGGCCGCCGCGGACGCCGATGTGCTGCTCAGTATCGGCACCTCGGGCCTGGTACAGCCCGCGGCGAGCATTCCGGAAGTGGCCATGCAGCAGGGTGCGCTGGTGATCGAGATCAATCCGGAGCCGACGCCGCTGTCGGATGCCGTTGCCCTGCGGCTGGCGGGCAGCGCCGCCGAGGTCCTGCCGGCACTGGTGCGCCGTCTGACCGAGCGGCGGTGA
- a CDS encoding CoA-acylating methylmalonate-semialdehyde dehydrogenase → MSQVRTVSESVPHIHHYINGQKVERDTGRSLEVHNPASGEVTASVALADAATTREAIQAAKDALPAWQAVTPLNRARVMFRYKALIEKHFEEIAQLITREHGKVIEDARGELTRGLEIVEFACGAPHLLKGEHSLNVGGSVDSHSMMQPVGVCAGITPFNFPAMVPMWMFPVALVCGNTFVLKPSEKDPSVPMYLAELMKEAGAPDGVLNVVNGDKESVDTLLTDPDVAAISFVGSTPIAEYIYSTGCAHGKRVQALGGAKNHMAVMPDADLDGAVEALLGAAYGSAGERCMAISVAVAVGDETADKLVEKLKPRVENLKIGDGLAEKGLEMGPLVTREHMDKVRSYMDLGEQEGATVVVDGRKREFQGNNGYFLGGTLFDHVKPDMRIYKEEIFGPVLCVVRVPDYETAVKLINEHEFGNGTAIFTRDGDAARQFTTDIQVGMVGVNVPIPVPMAFHSFGGWKRSLFGPLHMHGPDGVRFYTKMKTVTARWPKGVRSGSAFTMPTME, encoded by the coding sequence ATGTCTCAGGTTCGCACAGTTTCGGAATCCGTTCCGCACATCCATCACTACATCAACGGCCAGAAGGTCGAGCGCGACACCGGTCGCAGCCTGGAAGTGCACAACCCCGCCAGCGGTGAGGTCACCGCCAGCGTCGCGCTGGCCGATGCCGCCACCACCCGGGAAGCCATCCAGGCAGCGAAGGACGCCCTGCCCGCCTGGCAGGCAGTGACGCCCCTGAACCGGGCGCGGGTGATGTTCCGCTACAAGGCGCTCATCGAGAAGCACTTCGAGGAGATTGCCCAGCTGATCACCCGGGAACACGGCAAGGTGATCGAGGACGCCCGCGGGGAACTGACCCGCGGCCTGGAGATCGTGGAGTTTGCCTGTGGTGCCCCGCACCTGCTCAAGGGCGAGCATTCGCTGAACGTGGGCGGCAGCGTGGACAGCCACAGCATGATGCAGCCGGTGGGTGTGTGCGCCGGCATCACGCCGTTCAACTTCCCGGCCATGGTCCCCATGTGGATGTTCCCGGTGGCCCTGGTGTGCGGCAACACCTTCGTGCTCAAGCCCTCGGAGAAGGATCCGTCGGTGCCCATGTATCTGGCCGAACTCATGAAGGAGGCCGGCGCGCCGGACGGCGTGCTGAACGTGGTCAACGGCGACAAGGAATCCGTGGACACACTGCTGACGGATCCGGACGTCGCCGCCATCAGCTTCGTAGGTTCCACGCCCATCGCCGAGTACATCTACTCCACCGGCTGCGCCCACGGCAAACGCGTCCAGGCCCTGGGCGGCGCCAAGAACCACATGGCCGTGATGCCCGATGCCGACCTGGACGGCGCCGTGGAAGCCCTGCTGGGCGCGGCGTACGGCTCTGCCGGCGAACGCTGCATGGCCATCTCCGTCGCCGTGGCGGTGGGCGATGAAACCGCCGACAAGCTGGTGGAAAAGCTCAAGCCGCGGGTGGAGAACCTGAAAATCGGCGACGGCCTGGCGGAGAAGGGCCTGGAAATGGGGCCGCTGGTCACCCGGGAACACATGGACAAGGTCCGCAGCTACATGGACCTGGGCGAGCAGGAAGGCGCCACCGTGGTGGTGGACGGCCGCAAGCGGGAGTTCCAGGGGAACAACGGCTACTTCCTGGGTGGCACCCTTTTCGACCACGTAAAGCCGGATATGCGGATCTACAAGGAAGAGATCTTCGGGCCGGTGCTCTGCGTAGTCCGTGTGCCGGACTACGAGACCGCGGTGAAGCTGATCAACGAACACGAGTTCGGCAACGGCACGGCCATCTTCACCCGTGACGGCGACGCCGCACGCCAGTTCACCACCGACATCCAGGTGGGCATGGTGGGCGTGAACGTGCCCATTCCGGTGCCCATGGCGTTCCACAGCTTCGGCGGCTGGAAGCGCTCGCTGTTCGGCCCGCTGCACATGCACGGCCCGGACGGTGTGCGCTTCTACACCAAGATGAAGACGGTGACGGCCCGCTGGCCCAAGGGCGTGCGTTCCGGTTCGGCCTTCACCATGCCGACCATGGAATAA
- a CDS encoding iron-containing alcohol dehydrogenase: MAANIVLPRYMRVGAGASQELAPLLQQLGVKHPFIITDQDMVKFGYLEGLTKGLDDAGIPYAVFDGTVPDPTVASINEGVAKLKQKDHDGVVALGGGSPIDSAKAIAHLAVFGGQMRDYKAPTMSDEQGMPLVAIPTTAGTGSEATRFTVITDEETDEKMLCPGAAFCPVAALVDYELTLTMPRRLTADTGVDTLTHAIEAYVSAKRNPFSDGMAQMTMTAVSRHLRTACNEPDNREAREGMMLAAMHGGMAFSNASVCMVHGMSRPVGAFFHVPHGLSNAMLLPAVTAFSIDAAPDRYANCARFMGVAGPKDSDQDACQKLLQELRQLNKDLDVPTPKDYGIDEQRFFEVLPTMAEQALASGSPGNNPRVPTADEIVEVYKQAWDGRG, from the coding sequence ATGGCAGCCAACATCGTCCTGCCCCGTTACATGCGCGTGGGTGCCGGTGCAAGCCAGGAACTGGCGCCATTGCTGCAGCAGCTCGGCGTCAAGCATCCCTTCATCATCACCGACCAGGACATGGTGAAGTTCGGCTACCTGGAGGGGTTGACCAAGGGCCTCGACGACGCCGGCATCCCCTACGCCGTCTTTGACGGCACGGTGCCCGACCCCACGGTTGCATCCATCAACGAGGGCGTCGCCAAGCTGAAGCAGAAAGACCACGACGGCGTGGTCGCCCTGGGCGGCGGCAGCCCCATCGACAGCGCCAAGGCCATTGCCCACCTGGCGGTGTTCGGCGGCCAGATGCGGGACTACAAGGCCCCGACCATGAGCGACGAACAGGGCATGCCGCTGGTGGCGATTCCCACCACCGCCGGCACCGGCTCCGAGGCCACGCGGTTTACCGTAATCACCGACGAGGAGACCGACGAGAAGATGCTCTGCCCCGGGGCGGCCTTCTGCCCGGTGGCGGCGCTGGTGGACTACGAGCTGACCCTGACCATGCCGCGGCGCCTGACCGCCGACACCGGCGTGGACACCCTCACCCACGCCATTGAGGCCTATGTCAGCGCCAAGCGCAATCCGTTCTCCGACGGCATGGCGCAGATGACCATGACGGCGGTGTCCCGGCACCTGCGCACGGCCTGCAACGAGCCCGACAACCGCGAGGCCCGGGAAGGCATGATGCTGGCCGCCATGCACGGCGGCATGGCGTTCTCGAATGCGTCGGTGTGCATGGTGCACGGCATGAGCCGGCCCGTCGGCGCGTTTTTCCATGTGCCCCACGGCCTGTCCAACGCCATGCTACTGCCGGCGGTGACGGCGTTCTCCATTGACGCCGCGCCGGACCGCTACGCCAACTGCGCCCGCTTCATGGGTGTTGCCGGACCGAAGGACAGCGACCAGGATGCCTGCCAAAAGCTGCTGCAGGAGCTGCGACAACTGAACAAGGATCTGGACGTGCCCACGCCGAAGGACTATGGCATCGACGAGCAGCGCTTCTTCGAGGTCCTGCCCACCATGGCGGAACAGGCACTGGCCTCGGGCTCCCCCGGCAACAACCCGCGGGTGCCCACGGCCGACGAGATCGTCGAGGTGTACAAGCAAGCCTGGGACGGACGCGGCTGA
- the dctP gene encoding TRAP transporter substrate-binding protein DctP, whose protein sequence is MTKRHSFHTPSTVKSGATALSVVAAGALAAGTYFGSSVDNTAHAEIERPDAPSELIFETAWPSAITLWRPDRYYVDLVNTLAHGHVDIDWYDGGTFSSSTDMFDDVQAGSVDMGSDWPSYWEGRNTAFSLVTSVPMIFSPNDYMTWFWQGGGYELSNEVYGQYGIKWFPHSVTSPEAGQRTNVAVESPEDYEGLRLRQCGRNQSRILEDMGASAVFTPGGEVYAALDRGVLDGAEFSVPEVDWSMGLQEVTDYVVKPGWHQPGPVSGIMVNKQAYDELDDFTKFVMKQAAQTTMMWSWTYFDYTSGEYTGKFQEAGVEITRLEDEVLDQVLELTEARIISDAEDNADHAKLALSMYDYLVVMADWREYQQPFMHGHVWDSLQDTHERLVEIAQDHGVYEETMEVIEDARARNEDQAFWQPGDTYENHPVRD, encoded by the coding sequence ATGACGAAGCGACATTCGTTCCATACCCCAAGCACGGTCAAATCCGGCGCCACGGCGCTGTCGGTGGTCGCTGCGGGTGCGCTGGCCGCCGGCACCTACTTCGGTTCGTCGGTGGACAACACGGCCCACGCCGAGATCGAACGCCCGGATGCCCCTAGCGAGCTGATCTTCGAAACCGCCTGGCCCAGCGCCATCACGCTCTGGCGACCGGACCGTTACTACGTTGACCTGGTCAACACCCTGGCTCACGGCCACGTGGACATCGACTGGTACGACGGCGGCACTTTCTCGTCGTCCACCGACATGTTCGATGATGTCCAGGCCGGCTCCGTGGACATGGGCAGTGACTGGCCGAGCTACTGGGAAGGTCGCAACACCGCGTTCTCCCTGGTCACCTCAGTGCCCATGATCTTTTCGCCCAATGACTACATGACCTGGTTCTGGCAGGGCGGGGGCTACGAGCTGTCCAACGAGGTCTATGGTCAGTACGGGATCAAGTGGTTCCCGCACAGCGTCACCTCGCCGGAAGCCGGCCAGCGCACCAACGTGGCGGTGGAGAGCCCGGAGGACTACGAGGGCCTGCGCCTGCGTCAGTGCGGTCGCAACCAGTCCCGCATTCTCGAGGACATGGGCGCCTCCGCGGTGTTTACGCCGGGTGGCGAGGTTTACGCGGCCCTGGACCGCGGCGTGCTGGACGGCGCCGAGTTCTCCGTCCCCGAGGTGGACTGGAGCATGGGTCTGCAGGAAGTCACCGACTACGTCGTCAAGCCGGGCTGGCACCAGCCGGGTCCCGTCTCCGGCATCATGGTCAACAAGCAGGCGTATGACGAGCTGGACGACTTCACCAAGTTCGTGATGAAGCAGGCGGCCCAGACGACCATGATGTGGTCCTGGACGTACTTCGACTACACCTCGGGTGAATATACCGGCAAGTTCCAGGAAGCCGGCGTTGAGATCACCCGCCTTGAAGACGAGGTGCTGGATCAGGTTCTTGAGTTGACCGAGGCCCGCATCATCAGCGATGCCGAGGACAACGCCGACCATGCCAAGCTCGCCCTGTCCATGTACGACTACCTGGTGGTCATGGCGGACTGGCGTGAGTATCAGCAGCCATTCATGCACGGCCACGTCTGGGACTCCCTCCAGGACACCCATGAGCGCCTGGTGGAGATTGCGCAGGACCATGGCGTCTACGAGGAGACCATGGAGGTGATCGAGGACGCCCGGGCCCGCAACGAGGACCAGGCCTTCTGGCAGCCGGGGGATACCTACGAGAATCATCCCGTTCGGGACTGA
- the serB gene encoding phosphoserine phosphatase SerB yields MSEIMLINVSGQDKPGLTHSLMEFLAEYDVGVLDIGQAMIHNTLSLGILVEVPEEEARSPVLKDVLFHLHHQGMHVRFTPISREDYERWVQGEDEPRYVFTLLGRRITAEQIARVSKVISDNGLNIEDIVRLSRREPLYKADDGLGRACIELTVRGTPLDLDVMKQHFLTISQDLNVDISFQADTVYRRNRRLVVFDMDSTLIQQEVIDELAKKAGVGDQVAKVTEAAMQGELDFRESLRQRVALLEGLDESVLEEVAQELTLTEGAERLIRTLKAFGYTTAIVSGGFSYFGKRLQEKLGVDYVYANELAIRDGKVTGDVDGPIVDGERKAQLLRDIAEREGLNLDQVIAVGDGANDLPMLRLAGLGVAFRAKPLVQRSARQSLSSLGLDGILYLIGIKDTDAEANGHEQT; encoded by the coding sequence ATGAGTGAAATCATGCTGATCAATGTCTCGGGTCAGGACAAGCCCGGGCTCACCCACTCGCTGATGGAGTTTCTCGCCGAATACGACGTCGGCGTCCTGGACATCGGCCAGGCCATGATCCATAACACCCTGTCGCTGGGCATCCTTGTGGAAGTCCCCGAGGAAGAGGCCCGCTCGCCGGTGCTCAAGGATGTGCTGTTCCACCTGCACCACCAGGGCATGCATGTGCGCTTCACCCCCATCTCCCGCGAAGACTACGAACGCTGGGTACAGGGCGAAGACGAACCGCGCTACGTGTTCACGCTGCTGGGCCGTCGCATCACCGCCGAACAGATCGCGCGGGTGAGCAAGGTCATCAGCGACAACGGCCTGAACATCGAGGACATCGTCCGCCTCTCCCGCCGCGAGCCGCTGTACAAGGCCGACGACGGCCTCGGCCGGGCCTGTATCGAACTGACCGTGCGCGGCACCCCACTCGACCTGGACGTGATGAAACAGCACTTTCTGACCATCTCCCAGGACCTGAACGTGGACATCAGCTTCCAGGCGGACACCGTCTACCGTCGTAATCGCCGCCTGGTGGTGTTCGACATGGATTCCACGCTGATCCAGCAGGAGGTCATCGACGAACTGGCCAAGAAGGCCGGCGTCGGCGACCAGGTGGCCAAGGTCACCGAGGCCGCCATGCAGGGCGAACTCGATTTCCGCGAGAGCCTGCGCCAGCGGGTGGCGCTGCTGGAAGGGCTGGATGAATCCGTGCTGGAGGAGGTCGCGCAGGAACTCACCCTGACCGAGGGCGCGGAGCGGCTGATTCGCACGCTGAAGGCCTTTGGCTACACCACGGCCATCGTCTCCGGCGGCTTCAGCTACTTCGGCAAGCGCCTGCAGGAGAAGCTCGGCGTCGATTACGTCTACGCCAACGAGCTGGCCATCCGCGACGGCAAGGTCACCGGTGACGTGGACGGCCCGATCGTCGACGGCGAACGCAAGGCGCAGCTGCTGCGGGACATTGCCGAACGCGAAGGGCTGAACCTGGATCAGGTGATCGCCGTGGGCGATGGCGCCAATGACCTGCCCATGCTGCGCCTGGCCGGTCTCGGCGTGGCCTTCCGCGCCAAGCCGCTGGTCCAGCGCAGCGCCAGGCAGTCACTCTCCTCCCTGGGCCTGGACGGCATCCTCTACCTGATCGGCATCAAGGATACCGACGCCGAAGCCAACGGCCACGAGCAGACGTAG